A region of Planktomarina temperata RCA23 DNA encodes the following proteins:
- a CDS encoding NAD kinase codes for MHKTENKRIAFLASTADLAQSARNTFVHSFGDCDPSAAEVIVALGGDGFMLQTLHATQHLDVPVYGMNRGTVGFLMNEFSTEGLIARLAAAEEAVINPLRMRATCVDGQTQTALAINEVSLLRQGPQAAKLQIFVDDRLRLSELACDGALVATPAGSTAYNYSAHGPILPIGSEVLALTAMAAFRPRRWRGAVLPKAAKVRFEVIEPVKRPVMADADNCSVKNVMSVEIESAGDVAHRLLFDPDHGLEERLIREQFA; via the coding sequence ATGCACAAGACAGAGAATAAACGCATCGCCTTTTTGGCCAGTACCGCAGATTTGGCGCAGTCTGCAAGGAATACATTTGTGCACAGTTTTGGCGATTGCGACCCAAGCGCGGCGGAGGTGATCGTGGCGCTTGGTGGCGATGGTTTTATGCTGCAAACATTGCATGCGACACAGCATTTGGACGTGCCCGTTTATGGGATGAATCGCGGTACCGTTGGGTTCTTGATGAATGAGTTCTCAACCGAGGGCTTGATTGCGCGACTGGCGGCGGCCGAGGAGGCTGTCATCAATCCTTTGCGGATGCGGGCAACCTGTGTCGATGGCCAAACCCAGACAGCGCTGGCGATCAATGAGGTGTCACTCTTGCGTCAGGGACCACAGGCGGCAAAATTACAGATTTTTGTCGATGATCGGCTCCGGTTGAGTGAATTGGCCTGTGATGGAGCCTTAGTTGCGACGCCAGCGGGCTCGACCGCGTACAACTATTCCGCGCATGGTCCGATTTTGCCGATTGGCTCCGAGGTTTTGGCGCTGACGGCAATGGCTGCTTTTCGGCCACGTAGGTGGCGCGGGGCGGTCTTGCCGAAGGCTGCGAAGGTGCGGTTTGAAGTGATCGAACCTGTCAAACGGCCCGTCATGGCTGATGCGGACAATTGCTCGGTCAAGAATGTGATGTCGGTGGAGATTGAAAGCGCCGGGGATGTGGCGCATCGTTTGCTGTTCGATCCGGATCACGGGTTAGAAGAGCGGCTCATTCGCGAGCAATTTGCCTAA
- a CDS encoding cupin domain-containing protein, whose translation MQNIRAEVVLPTKQLRDDIPFFTKTLGMRMDEIFPADDPSVAVFSGYGLRVRVQKDAQTAPGVLRILCDDPMLIADGQTHLTAPNGTRIEIAALAPPVVMPPVAHEFVMRRMADQAPWVIGRAGMHYRDLIPSRLGGSIIASHIRIPGGGPVPDMVHFHSVGFQLIYCYKGWVDLVYEDQGPPFRLEAGNCVIQPPEIRHRVLFASEDLEVIEIGVPAEHITTIDHDMDLPNAHIRPDRLFEGQRFVHYKANETEWRPFRLPGFVARDTMICANTGAVAGVQVVKPGPGSPVWARHTSDIHFTFVLNGQLTLQSKAQAAQTLVAGDAFVIPPDMACLYSAPSEDLELLEVSLPGDFETHLEDSV comes from the coding sequence ATGCAAAATATACGCGCCGAAGTGGTGTTGCCGACCAAACAATTGCGAGATGACATTCCGTTTTTCACCAAGACCCTTGGGATGCGGATGGATGAAATTTTTCCGGCCGACGATCCCAGCGTTGCGGTGTTTTCAGGCTATGGTTTGCGGGTGAGGGTGCAAAAGGACGCCCAGACTGCGCCGGGGGTGCTGCGCATCCTGTGTGATGATCCGATGTTGATTGCGGACGGTCAGACGCATTTGACCGCGCCCAATGGCACGCGCATCGAAATTGCCGCCCTTGCTCCGCCCGTGGTGATGCCGCCTGTTGCGCATGAATTTGTGATGCGCCGCATGGCCGATCAGGCGCCCTGGGTCATTGGACGCGCAGGCATGCACTATCGCGATCTTATTCCCAGCCGTTTGGGCGGTTCAATCATCGCCAGCCATATCCGTATTCCTGGCGGCGGGCCTGTGCCGGATATGGTACATTTCCACTCGGTCGGATTTCAGCTGATCTATTGCTACAAAGGCTGGGTGGATTTGGTCTATGAGGATCAAGGGCCGCCGTTTCGTCTCGAAGCTGGAAATTGCGTGATCCAACCGCCAGAAATTCGTCATCGTGTGCTCTTTGCCAGTGAGGATTTGGAGGTGATTGAGATTGGCGTGCCCGCAGAACACATCACCACGATAGATCATGACATGGATCTGCCAAACGCGCATATACGCCCGGATCGGCTGTTTGAGGGGCAAAGGTTTGTTCATTACAAAGCGAATGAAACCGAATGGCGCCCGTTTCGCCTGCCAGGGTTTGTGGCGCGCGATACGATGATTTGTGCCAATACAGGCGCGGTGGCGGGGGTTCAGGTGGTCAAACCAGGGCCGGGCAGCCCTGTTTGGGCCCGCCACACGAGCGACATTCACTTCACTTTTGTCCTGAATGGTCAATTGACGCTGCAAAGCAAGGCGCAGGCGGCGCAGACCCTTGTGGCAGGCGATGCTTTTGTCATCCCGCCGGATATGGCTTGCCTTTATAGCGCACCGTCCGAGGATCTTGAGCTTTTGGAGGTCAGTTTGCCTGGTGACTTTGAGACCCATTTGGAAGACAGCGTTTAA
- a CDS encoding 3-deoxy-D-manno-octulosonic acid transferase, whose amino-acid sequence MFPNRLSDRLVLCLWSILWHLALPLIILYLWYRSRSESLYITNLRERFGGGSPVPPDTIWVHAVSLGETRAADPLIRSLIDRGETILLTTITAAGRAEASKLFADDIAAKRLYLRWTPIELPWALRRFICNHKPRFGMIMEIELWPQMIAQAKRLGVPLIMAQAQYPDKSFARDQKGFGRIRARSIQGFDLILAKSQRHAERFRHFGAKNVRVTGELRFEQTIPQTQLDAAGALLETIDPKRLRICLASTAPDEDPMLIPVIQELLKHTIGTKPFIIYVPRHPKNFEETKQKLRNAGLNMAVRSRDFAADLSMLTPLPADCDGLFGDSLGEINFYYALAQSVFVGDSFNGEGSHNIIEPLRLLNSVVVGPSIWGIEYPGLEAIEDGVLIKLATPDDLLTHWRNFTPNVNNDQISNFIHNHGGATTRILKELSEHYLPSTQFQSH is encoded by the coding sequence ATGTTTCCAAACCGTCTGTCAGATCGTCTTGTTTTATGTCTCTGGTCAATCCTTTGGCATTTGGCTTTGCCATTGATAATTTTATACCTGTGGTACCGTAGCCGTTCGGAATCTTTATATATAACAAATTTGCGCGAAAGATTTGGAGGTGGATCACCAGTACCACCAGACACAATTTGGGTACATGCCGTCAGCTTAGGAGAAACACGTGCAGCAGATCCGCTCATTCGCAGTTTGATAGATCGTGGTGAAACAATCTTGCTGACGACTATAACAGCAGCCGGGCGGGCCGAAGCGTCGAAACTTTTTGCAGATGATATTGCCGCGAAACGTTTATATCTGCGCTGGACCCCCATCGAATTACCCTGGGCCCTGCGTCGATTCATTTGTAATCATAAGCCTAGATTTGGCATGATTATGGAAATTGAACTTTGGCCACAAATGATTGCCCAAGCAAAACGTCTAGGGGTGCCTTTGATCATGGCACAAGCACAATACCCAGACAAAAGCTTTGCGCGCGATCAAAAGGGGTTTGGACGAATACGCGCACGTAGTATCCAGGGATTTGACTTAATACTCGCCAAATCTCAACGTCATGCAGAAAGATTTCGTCACTTCGGAGCCAAAAATGTTCGCGTAACAGGCGAATTGAGATTCGAACAAACTATCCCGCAAACACAGCTTGACGCAGCTGGTGCACTTTTGGAAACCATTGATCCAAAACGACTTCGCATTTGCCTTGCGAGTACGGCCCCCGACGAAGATCCAATGTTGATACCTGTAATTCAGGAGCTTTTGAAACATACAATTGGAACTAAACCGTTCATAATCTATGTGCCTCGCCATCCAAAGAATTTTGAAGAGACCAAGCAAAAATTGCGTAACGCAGGTTTAAATATGGCCGTCCGATCACGGGATTTTGCAGCAGACCTTTCAATGCTAACGCCCTTACCTGCTGATTGTGATGGTTTGTTTGGTGACAGTTTAGGTGAAATCAATTTCTACTACGCATTGGCCCAATCGGTGTTCGTTGGTGATAGTTTCAATGGCGAGGGGTCCCACAATATCATTGAACCTCTACGTCTACTGAATTCCGTAGTTGTAGGCCCCAGCATATGGGGCATCGAGTACCCTGGTTTAGAGGCAATCGAAGACGGTGTATTGATCAAATTAGCCACACCTGATGATCTGTTAACCCATTGGCGTAATTTCACCCCGAACGTCAACAATGACCAAATTTCGAATTTTATCCACAATCATGGAGGTGCAACGACACGCATTTTGAAAGAATTAAGTGAGCATTACTTGCCGAGCACCCAATTTCAGAGCCACTAA
- a CDS encoding phosphopentomutase: protein MARALLVVLDSLGCGGAPDASEFGDAGANTLGHIIQARQGDLHMPNLAALGLGEALQHSSGMSSPWPAARSGVWAVAREISKGKDTPSGHWELAGVPVPWDWHYFPDETPAFPPQVLAALQNFAGGSLANCHASGMPVIEAFGAEHLRSGLPICYTSVDSVFQIAAHEEHFGLQNLYDLCQDMAGILHKMKVGRVIARPFVGSLETGFQRTLNRRDFAMDPPSATLCEWVMQAGRPVHAIGKIGDIFSMRGITRCRKGSDAQLMEHLADEMRQAPDGSLTFANFVEFDTLFGHRRDAEGYARALEWFDAQIGPILAQSRPDDLVIFTADHGNDPTWRGTDHTREQVPVLVHGQNLAQTQVSDRMIAFQDVAATVAAHLGVVAQGQGRNFL, encoded by the coding sequence ATGGCTAGGGCTTTATTGGTGGTTCTGGATTCTCTGGGCTGTGGGGGCGCGCCCGATGCTTCGGAGTTTGGGGATGCGGGGGCCAATACGCTGGGCCACATCATTCAGGCGCGTCAGGGTGATCTGCATATGCCGAATTTGGCCGCCTTGGGCCTGGGGGAGGCTTTGCAACATTCAAGCGGCATGTCCTCTCCATGGCCGGCTGCGCGTTCTGGGGTCTGGGCGGTGGCGCGCGAAATCTCCAAGGGTAAAGATACCCCATCGGGCCATTGGGAGTTGGCAGGGGTGCCAGTGCCTTGGGATTGGCACTATTTTCCTGATGAAACGCCGGCGTTTCCGCCGCAGGTCTTGGCGGCGCTTCAAAACTTTGCAGGCGGCAGCCTGGCAAATTGCCACGCCTCTGGCATGCCAGTGATTGAGGCATTTGGCGCCGAGCATCTGCGCTCTGGTCTGCCGATTTGTTACACCTCTGTGGACAGCGTGTTTCAGATTGCGGCCCATGAAGAGCATTTCGGCCTGCAAAATCTTTATGATCTTTGCCAAGACATGGCGGGCATTCTGCATAAGATGAAGGTCGGGCGTGTGATTGCACGGCCCTTTGTTGGATCTTTGGAAACGGGATTTCAGCGCACGCTGAATCGCAGGGATTTTGCGATGGATCCGCCGTCTGCAACCCTTTGCGAGTGGGTGATGCAGGCCGGCCGGCCCGTCCATGCGATTGGCAAGATCGGAGACATTTTTTCGATGCGCGGGATTACGCGCTGCCGCAAGGGCAGTGACGCGCAGCTGATGGAGCATTTGGCCGATGAGATGCGGCAGGCGCCCGATGGCAGTTTGACCTTTGCCAATTTTGTGGAATTCGACACGCTCTTTGGCCACAGGCGCGATGCGGAAGGCTATGCGCGGGCGCTGGAATGGTTCGATGCGCAGATTGGTCCCATTCTGGCCCAAAGCCGGCCCGATGATCTGGTGATCTTTACAGCCGATCATGGCAATGATCCGACATGGCGCGGCACAGATCATACACGCGAGCAGGTGCCTGTGCTTGTTCATGGACAGAATTTGGCACAAACTCAGGTTTCTGATCGCATGATTGCGTTTCAAGATGTGGCCGCAACGGTGGCCGCGCATTTGGGTGTTGTGGCACAAGGGCAGGGTAGGAATTTCTTATGA
- a CDS encoding cytidine deaminase, translating to MSNDLILAASQVRLKAYVPYSNFAVGAALRSASGAIYVGCNVENVAYPEGTCAEAGAIAAMCAGGEYEIVEVAVIAGGDRPVPPCGGCRQKLAEFAKGPVTVTLLATSGAQERTQVADLLPGAFDLDHLTAGAEDPKA from the coding sequence ATGAGCAATGATTTAATTCTCGCAGCGTCTCAGGTTCGCCTGAAAGCCTATGTGCCCTATTCCAATTTCGCGGTCGGGGCAGCGCTGCGCAGTGCTAGCGGCGCAATTTATGTTGGATGCAATGTCGAAAATGTGGCCTATCCCGAGGGAACCTGCGCCGAGGCTGGTGCGATTGCCGCCATGTGCGCAGGGGGGGAATATGAGATTGTTGAAGTGGCTGTTATTGCCGGTGGAGACCGTCCCGTACCGCCCTGTGGTGGCTGTCGCCAAAAGCTGGCGGAATTTGCCAAGGGGCCGGTGACCGTGACGTTACTGGCAACCAGCGGCGCGCAAGAACGTACACAGGTGGCGGATTTGCTGCCGGGTGCTTTTGATTTAGATCATCTGACAGCTGGTGCTGAGGACCCGAAAGCCTAA
- a CDS encoding AMP-binding protein: MSYKEVYAGWQADPEAFWMKAAEAIDWIKAPSKALWDDDAPLYEWFKDAQVNTCYNAVDRHVEAGNGDRVAIIYDSPVTGQKSKTTYAELQEQVAALAGGLAAKGVVAGDRVVIYMPMVPEALVAMLACVRIGAIHSVVFGGFAANELAVRIDDATPKAIIAGSCGIEPGRIVEYKPLLDGAIDLATHKPEFSVIFQRPQCEAELGPQDIEWHELQKGVPPAPCVAVSGDHPAYILYTSGTTGAPKGVVRPTAGHLVALNWTMKNIYNVVPGDVFWAASDVGWVVGHSYICYAPLIHGNTTVVFEGKPVGTPDATTFWRVIAEHDVRSFFTAPTAFRAIKRQDSKGESIKNFDMSRLRALYLAGERADPDTIEWAQEVMGVPVYDHWWQTETGFTIAGNPAGIEAMPVKIGSPTVAMPGYDVQILDEGGHQVPVGELGAIAVKLPLPPGTLPTLWNASDRFIKSYLTTFPGYYETGDAGMIDEGGYLYIMARTDDVINVAGHRLSTGGMEEVLASHPDVAECAVIGVSDELKGQLPLGFLCLNDGCTRTAEQVVAEVITLVREKIGPVAAFKLACVVDRLPKTRSGKILRATMVSIADGKAYKAPATIDDPAVLDEVRLALQKLGYAQP; this comes from the coding sequence ATGTCCTATAAAGAAGTTTATGCCGGTTGGCAGGCAGACCCAGAGGCATTTTGGATGAAAGCTGCTGAGGCGATTGATTGGATCAAAGCGCCCTCCAAAGCTCTGTGGGATGATGACGCCCCCCTGTACGAATGGTTTAAGGACGCGCAGGTCAACACCTGCTACAACGCCGTGGATCGCCATGTCGAGGCCGGCAATGGCGATCGGGTGGCCATTATCTATGACAGCCCTGTCACGGGACAGAAATCCAAAACCACCTATGCAGAGTTGCAAGAGCAAGTCGCCGCCCTCGCAGGCGGGCTGGCTGCCAAAGGGGTCGTGGCGGGAGACCGGGTTGTCATCTACATGCCGATGGTCCCTGAGGCCTTGGTCGCCATGTTGGCATGTGTCCGGATCGGCGCGATCCATTCGGTTGTCTTCGGCGGTTTCGCCGCAAATGAGCTGGCCGTGCGTATTGATGACGCCACGCCAAAGGCGATTATTGCAGGCTCCTGCGGTATCGAACCCGGCCGCATTGTTGAATATAAACCACTGCTCGATGGCGCGATTGATCTGGCAACGCATAAACCTGAATTTAGCGTTATTTTCCAGCGCCCCCAATGTGAAGCTGAGTTGGGGCCTCAGGACATTGAATGGCATGAATTGCAAAAGGGCGTGCCCCCCGCGCCCTGCGTGGCAGTATCCGGTGATCATCCGGCTTATATTCTGTATACCTCCGGCACAACCGGCGCGCCCAAGGGCGTTGTGCGCCCCACCGCGGGACATTTGGTGGCGTTAAACTGGACGATGAAAAACATCTACAACGTGGTTCCTGGCGATGTCTTTTGGGCCGCCTCTGATGTGGGTTGGGTCGTTGGGCATTCCTACATTTGTTACGCGCCATTGATCCATGGCAACACAACGGTCGTCTTTGAAGGCAAGCCGGTCGGCACGCCGGATGCAACAACCTTTTGGCGGGTGATTGCCGAGCATGATGTGCGCAGTTTCTTCACGGCCCCCACCGCCTTTCGTGCGATCAAGCGGCAAGACTCAAAAGGCGAATCGATCAAAAATTTCGACATGAGCCGGTTGCGCGCGCTTTATTTGGCCGGCGAACGGGCCGATCCGGACACCATTGAATGGGCGCAAGAGGTCATGGGCGTGCCGGTCTATGACCACTGGTGGCAAACCGAAACCGGCTTCACCATCGCCGGCAATCCGGCGGGTATTGAGGCCATGCCGGTCAAGATTGGCTCCCCGACCGTGGCCATGCCGGGCTATGATGTGCAAATCTTGGATGAAGGGGGCCATCAGGTGCCAGTTGGCGAGTTGGGCGCCATTGCGGTCAAACTGCCACTCCCCCCGGGCACTCTACCCACCCTTTGGAATGCATCGGATCGTTTCATTAAGTCCTACCTCACCACCTTTCCTGGCTATTATGAAACCGGTGATGCCGGGATGATTGATGAGGGTGGCTATCTCTACATCATGGCCCGGACCGATGACGTCATCAACGTCGCAGGACACAGGCTCTCGACCGGTGGGATGGAAGAAGTTTTGGCCAGTCACCCGGATGTGGCCGAATGCGCCGTGATCGGTGTGAGCGATGAGCTCAAGGGGCAATTGCCACTTGGATTTCTCTGCCTCAACGACGGCTGCACCCGCACAGCTGAGCAAGTTGTCGCCGAGGTGATCACATTGGTCCGCGAAAAGATTGGCCCCGTTGCCGCGTTCAAACTGGCCTGTGTGGTGGATCGCCTGCCCAAAACACGCTCAGGCAAAATCCTGCGCGCAACCATGGTTAGCATCGCGGATGGCAAAGCCTATAAGGCCCCTGCAACGATAGATGATCCCGCTGTTTTGGACGAGGTGCGTTTGGCACTACAGAAATTGGGATATGCGCAACCATGA
- a CDS encoding thymidine phosphorylase: MLTRDLLLALREGWPVPPEAVQAFGANLGADEISDAQAGAFAMAICLQGLSEEGRVALTLGMRDSGKVLNWDLPGKVIDKHSTGGVGDSVSLILAPMLAAVGAYVPMISGRGLGHTGGTLDKLEAIPGLKTKFSEAEFRAIVAKVGCAIVAPSPDIAPADQRLYAVRDVTGTVRSRDLITASILAKKLAAGLEGLVLDVKTGSGAVMSDLGQARDLAQALVATANGAGCPTNAVLTDMSQPLIPSIGNALEIADVMRAFESGQGAMVEVALELGTQLLAQTQMFLTETGARDGLRATLQDGSAKARFGAMVSAQGGPENFADRWQDYLEIAPAYELRSPGTGYLAEMDGAALGQAVVALGGGRQREDDRIDHSVGLSDIAPLGTHLRKGALIARLHCRSSKQAEMAMRAVQGAVTLSAEPPVLPALIIERITPTKVTKHG, translated from the coding sequence ATGCTGACCCGTGACCTTCTTTTGGCTTTGCGAGAAGGCTGGCCCGTGCCGCCTGAAGCGGTGCAGGCTTTTGGGGCCAATTTGGGGGCGGATGAAATCAGTGACGCACAGGCTGGCGCATTTGCTATGGCAATTTGTTTGCAGGGGCTGAGCGAGGAGGGGCGCGTGGCCCTGACACTGGGTATGCGAGACAGCGGCAAAGTGCTCAACTGGGATCTGCCTGGCAAGGTGATCGACAAGCATTCTACAGGCGGCGTGGGGGATTCAGTCTCCTTGATTTTGGCGCCGATGCTGGCGGCGGTTGGCGCCTATGTTCCGATGATTTCCGGGCGTGGATTGGGGCATACGGGCGGGACCTTAGACAAATTGGAGGCTATCCCGGGCTTGAAAACAAAGTTCTCCGAGGCCGAATTTCGCGCCATTGTGGCCAAGGTCGGTTGCGCAATCGTGGCACCAAGCCCGGATATCGCGCCGGCCGATCAACGCCTCTATGCGGTGCGGGACGTGACAGGGACCGTACGATCTCGTGATTTGATCACCGCTTCTATTCTGGCCAAGAAGCTGGCCGCTGGGCTGGAGGGTTTGGTGCTGGATGTCAAAACTGGTTCGGGCGCTGTGATGTCAGATCTGGGTCAAGCGCGAGATTTGGCGCAGGCTTTGGTTGCCACGGCCAATGGGGCAGGTTGCCCCACCAACGCGGTTTTGACGGATATGAGTCAACCGCTGATCCCCAGTATTGGCAATGCGCTTGAGATTGCCGATGTGATGCGCGCCTTTGAGAGCGGGCAAGGGGCGATGGTCGAGGTGGCGCTTGAGCTTGGCACGCAGCTTTTGGCGCAAACGCAAATGTTTCTAACTGAGACTGGCGCGCGGGACGGCTTGCGGGCAACCTTGCAAGATGGCAGTGCAAAGGCCCGGTTTGGGGCGATGGTCAGCGCGCAGGGGGGGCCTGAGAATTTTGCAGATCGCTGGCAAGATTATCTGGAAATCGCTCCGGCTTATGAGCTGCGCTCACCCGGTACAGGCTATCTAGCTGAGATGGATGGGGCTGCGCTGGGGCAGGCTGTGGTTGCCCTCGGCGGCGGGCGGCAACGCGAAGATGATCGGATCGATCATTCCGTTGGCCTGTCGGACATTGCCCCGCTGGGCACGCATCTGCGCAAAGGCGCGCTGATCGCGCGGCTGCATTGCCGAAGCTCGAAACAAGCCGAAATGGCCATGCGCGCTGTTCAGGGTGCCGTGACTTTGAGCGCAGAGCCTCCGGTGTTGCCGGCTCTGATCATTGAGCGGATTACGCCAACAAAGGTGACAAAACATGGCTAG
- a CDS encoding adenosine deaminase, with translation MSWKTFPKIELHLHLEGAADPAFIRGLAQEKSVDIGGIFDEEGAYKYSGFGEFLQVYEAATQALQSPEDFQRLTQSVLENLAEHNVVYAETFVSPDFCGGRDLGAWREYLHAMQEAHVEGVTLKGIVTCIRHFGPDKARETALCAAETAGDWVVGFGMGGAEDAGKAGDFAYAFDMAREAGLRLTSHAGEWGGAQSVWDTINDLRIERIGHGVHAIEDPKLVDYLAETGLVLEVNPGSNIALGVYPSLEQHPIAKLRDAGVKVTVSTDDPPFFHTDMTQEFEQLERVFGWGVDDFHALNATALDAAFCDADTKEALAKTLEN, from the coding sequence ATGAGCTGGAAAACATTTCCGAAAATTGAGTTGCATCTGCATCTGGAGGGCGCGGCGGATCCGGCCTTTATCCGGGGTCTCGCGCAAGAGAAATCTGTCGATATTGGCGGGATTTTTGATGAGGAAGGCGCGTATAAATACAGCGGATTTGGTGAGTTTTTGCAGGTCTATGAGGCGGCCACCCAAGCATTGCAAAGCCCAGAAGATTTTCAGCGCCTGACGCAATCGGTGCTGGAAAACCTTGCTGAGCACAATGTGGTTTATGCCGAGACCTTCGTCTCCCCCGATTTCTGCGGTGGCAGAGATCTGGGCGCTTGGCGCGAGTATCTACATGCTATGCAAGAGGCGCATGTGGAGGGGGTCACGCTGAAAGGCATCGTCACCTGCATCCGCCATTTCGGGCCAGATAAAGCGCGGGAGACGGCCCTTTGCGCTGCTGAGACAGCGGGGGATTGGGTTGTCGGCTTTGGCATGGGCGGGGCAGAGGATGCCGGCAAAGCCGGGGACTTTGCCTATGCTTTTGACATGGCGCGCGAAGCTGGGCTGCGCTTGACCTCCCACGCTGGCGAATGGGGCGGAGCGCAATCGGTTTGGGATACGATTAACGATTTACGCATTGAGCGGATTGGCCATGGGGTGCATGCGATTGAGGACCCTAAGTTGGTCGATTACCTTGCCGAAACGGGACTTGTATTGGAGGTAAACCCTGGCTCCAATATTGCCCTTGGCGTCTATCCGAGCCTGGAACAGCACCCGATCGCCAAGCTGCGGGACGCAGGGGTGAAGGTCACGGTCAGCACCGATGACCCCCCATTTTTTCACACCGATATGACGCAAGAGTTCGAGCAATTGGAGAGGGTGTTTGGCTGGGGCGTAGATGATTTCCATGCGCTCAATGCCACAGCCCTTGATGCAGCGTTTTGTGATGCTGACACCAAAGAGGCTTTGGCCAAAACTCTGGAAAACTAG
- the upp gene encoding uracil phosphoribosyltransferase, with protein sequence MTLTIVDHPLVQHKLSLMRDKSTPTNQFRQLLREISHLIAYEVTRDLPLELCDIETPMRSMQAPVLTGKKLALVSILRAGNGLLDGVLELIPSARVGFVGLYRDEETLQPVQYYFKVPDDLQNRVVIAVDPMLATGNSSVAAIDLLKQAGARNVKFLCLLAAPEGIARMQEAHPDVDITTAAVDDCLSDIGYILPGLGDAGDRMFGTK encoded by the coding sequence ATGACCCTTACCATTGTTGATCATCCGCTTGTGCAACATAAGCTGAGCTTGATGCGCGATAAGTCGACACCGACCAATCAGTTTCGCCAATTGCTGCGCGAGATCAGCCATCTGATTGCCTATGAGGTGACGCGGGATTTGCCGCTGGAGCTGTGCGACATTGAAACGCCCATGCGCTCTATGCAAGCGCCTGTTTTGACGGGAAAAAAACTGGCCTTGGTCTCTATTCTTAGGGCCGGGAATGGGTTGCTGGATGGGGTTTTGGAATTGATTCCCTCGGCAAGAGTGGGGTTTGTGGGGCTTTATCGCGATGAAGAAACCCTACAGCCTGTGCAATATTATTTCAAAGTGCCCGATGATCTGCAAAACCGCGTTGTGATCGCCGTCGATCCCATGTTGGCTACTGGCAACTCGAGTGTTGCGGCGATTGATTTGCTCAAACAGGCGGGCGCGCGCAATGTCAAATTCCTCTGCCTCTTAGCTGCCCCTGAAGGCATTGCCCGTATGCAAGAGGCGCATCCTGACGTCGATATCACAACAGCCGCGGTTGATGACTGCCTCAGCGATATCGGCTATATCCTTCCTGGCCTTGGCGATGCGGGCGACAGGATGTTTGGGACGAAGTGA